Sequence from the Syntrophorhabdaceae bacterium genome:
TGCCCCTCTTCCGATCATCTCTTTGAGGATGTCATTCTGTGGTGTCGCTGATATCACATCGGCAGAAAAACCATACTTTTCCGCCGTAGCCTGATACATGGCCAGCATGATGGAGGCCACCGCATTGATGGTAAGGCCGGCGCCAATCCGTGCCAGATCGATCCCCTCGAAGGCGATCTCAAAATCACGAAGGCTGTCGATGGCCATGCCAACCCGGCCCACTTCCCCTTCTGCCATGGGGTCGTCGGAGTCGTAGCCCATCTGGGTCGGTAGATCAAAAGCAACATTCAGTCCTGTCTGGCCGTGGGAAATCAGGAGTTTGAATCGCTCGTTCGTCTCAGCGGCTGTACCGAATCCCGAGTACTGTCTCGTGGTCCAGGCCCTGCTCCTGTACCCTTCAGGGTGTATCCCCCGGGTAAAAGGGTATACGCCGGGCTCGGCCAGATCCTTTTCATATGAGAACCCTACCCGTTCCAGATCCTCCGGGCCATAAACGGCCTTCACGTTAATTCCGGACGGGTAGTCAACCTGAACGATCCGCCCTTTGTCATCCTTTGTGTATTTTGCCACTCCCATACGTTACTCCTTCATATCCTGTATCCTGTCCGGAGGCCGGACAGTTCAGGGCCGGTTAAGAATGCGGTACATTCTCCTTCAGAAAAGCTACAATATCATCGAAAGACGCTCCGCCGGGGAAAACGCCGGCTACGCCAATCTCTTTCAGTTTCGGGATATCTCTGCTCGGGATTACTCCACCTACAACAACCATCTTGTCCCCTATGCCCTGCTCGCGGGCCTTTTGCAAAAGTTTGGTTGTAAGCGATATGTGCGCACCGCTCATAATGGAAAGGCCTATTACGTCCACATCCTCCTGGATCGCCATACGAACGATCTGGTCTACAGTCTTGTGAAGACCGGAGTATACAACCTCCATCCCCGCATCCTTCAATGCCTGGGCTATCACTTTTGCGCCACGGTCGTGTCCGTCAAGACCTGGTTTGCCCACTAAGATCCTTATTCTCTTTTCCAATGACCTACCTCCGTCACAAAAGACTTCGTTTCAAACAAAATTTTTAACTTTTCTAAGGGTAATGTCAAGATAAAAATATCACAAAATGATATATTATCTCTATATATGATATTTATGTGCTGCAAAGAACCAGGACTGAACTCCTATCCGGCATACGGAAGAACTGAAATAAAGAAAAAAAATTCCCTTTGCTTATCAGGTATTCGGTGATTGGTGATATAGAATTTCTCAAATTCTATATTCTGTCATCCATTTTAATGGTATATTTCATTTTCATGACAAACAACAGGAGGCAACGTGATGAATAAACAGGCGGTACGCGCAACATATACAACGCTTTTATTGTTGGGTTTTATTGTATGCAGTTTTGCTTTATGCGGTTTTGCCTCGGCAGGGCCCATAGAAGATAGCTTTAAAAAGATGTTTCCCAAGTTCCAGTTCGACTCTATCAGGGAATCGGATATCAAGGGGGTCTATGAGGTTTTAAAGGGCACCGATATCGGTTTGTTTGCGCCGGAACCGGGATACTTTATAATAGGCGATTTCCAGATGATCAACAGGGAAGGCAAAAACGTCGCAGAGTTGAGGAAAAATGAGATTATCCTTTCAAAGATAAAATCACTCCCCCTTGATAAGGCGTTGAAGGTCGGCAGCGGGAAAAATACCGTCATTGAGATTACCGATCCTGATTGCCCTTATTGCCGCAGGGCAGCGAACTTTTTAGAAAAGCGAAGCGACGTAACGCAATATATCTTTTTCCTGCCCCTCCCCTACCATAAGGACTCGGTGAATAAGATAAAGTACATCTTCTGTTCACAGGATAAGGAAAAGGCTTATAGCGAAGCCACACAGGGAAAACTCGACAACCAGAAATACGAGGTCTGTAAAAAACAGGACGTTGAGGACCTGCTGGGTATCCACAGGACGGTCGTTGCGAAGCTCGGTATACAGAGCACGCCGTTTTTTATTATAAACAATAGTCAAATCGTTGTAGGTGCAGATATGCCGAAACTTGAAGAGGCACTGAAAGGAAAACAATAATTGGTTCATAATTTACCAGTACGTATGGATAAGGTAATCATAGAGAGGCTCCCTGAAACAAGAGAGATCGACGGCGTGAAGAGGTGGAACGAGGAGCGGGGTGAATTTGCACAGATCTCATACCGGGAGGATATCGGACATGTTGCAATATTTGAACTGAAAAAGGGACTTTACAGGGGCAGCCATTTTCATAAAGAAAAGGAAGAGGTATTCTATGTTGTCAGCGGAAAAATCCGTGCAATCTTTATGGACATAGATACAAAAGAGCGCGAAGAGCATATTCTTGAAAAAGGTCATAAGATCAGGGTAGAAACCGGCGTGGCGCATATCTTCTATGGCCTGGACGATGCCCTTGTGGTGGAATACAGCCCGCAGTATTATGACAAGAGAGATGCTTATCCTGTGGACTTTTATAAGAAGTAAGCAGTATGAAGTAGGCAGTAGGCACTTACTGCTTACTGCATACTCCCTACTAAAAGGACTTTGGTGATACATTATGTCTGAGATAAAAAGCGCCATTGAACTGGCAATGGAAAAGACAAAAGGCCTGGGGATGGACGAAGAAGAACGCGAATTGTTCGCGCGAAAAGACGTCGAAAACAAGGTCAGGGTAATATTGAGACGGTACCAGGAAGGCATGATCGACGATTATGGTGTGAAAAAAGAACTGAATAATATTGAGGGCGATGAAAACCTCAAATCAAAGTCGCTGCTCGATGCCTTGATCGAGGGATTTGACTTAACAGGTGATAATAAAAAGATCTTTGCCCTTTTTCATCTCACGGGCAGTGGTCTTGATGAGCGCCTGGGGTTCGAATTAGAGGCTTTACAGAAAAATTTTACCAAAGAAATGGAAAAGCGGAA
This genomic interval carries:
- a CDS encoding cobalamin B12-binding domain-containing protein, yielding MEKRIRILVGKPGLDGHDRGAKVIAQALKDAGMEVVYSGLHKTVDQIVRMAIQEDVDVIGLSIMSGAHISLTTKLLQKAREQGIGDKMVVVGGVIPSRDIPKLKEIGVAGVFPGGASFDDIVAFLKENVPHS
- a CDS encoding DsbC family protein, which produces MNKQAVRATYTTLLLLGFIVCSFALCGFASAGPIEDSFKKMFPKFQFDSIRESDIKGVYEVLKGTDIGLFAPEPGYFIIGDFQMINREGKNVAELRKNEIILSKIKSLPLDKALKVGSGKNTVIEITDPDCPYCRRAANFLEKRSDVTQYIFFLPLPYHKDSVNKIKYIFCSQDKEKAYSEATQGKLDNQKYEVCKKQDVEDLLGIHRTVVAKLGIQSTPFFIINNSQIVVGADMPKLEEALKGKQ
- a CDS encoding cupin domain-containing protein, whose translation is MDKVIIERLPETREIDGVKRWNEERGEFAQISYREDIGHVAIFELKKGLYRGSHFHKEKEEVFYVVSGKIRAIFMDIDTKEREEHILEKGHKIRVETGVAHIFYGLDDALVVEYSPQYYDKRDAYPVDFYKK